From the Chondrinema litorale genome, the window TGGAAGTAAAATAAACCCTTGCACCATCAGGAGAAAATATCGGATCTATATCTGCATATTCTCCTGAAAATGGCGCAATTTCTGGGTCTGACCATTTTCCATTTTTTAATGTCATGAAGATTATGGAATTACCCGACCACATAAACCCTGTTGAATACATGAAAATAGTACCATCAGGAGAAAAATTACCATTAGTTTCCCAGGCAATGGATGAAACAATATCAGGTAATAACATTTGTACTGAATCATTTTTATCATTTAAACCGAAAAATGGTTTTGAAGAGATGCGCTGGGCTATTCCAATTTGGATAAATAGTAACAAAAGAGATATAGTGAATGATATTCTCATAGATTATCAAATTACTTATAAGCCATGTTAGGCTAGACTATTTTAAAGTTACTAAAATTTCAGTTTACCACATAGCTACCTCTTTCGGATACCATTACTAGAAAAGTATAAATATATCTAAGTCTTGATAAAGATCTTTTATATGGGAAAAGAAAACAGCTTTACAAGCAATTTAAATTTCAGCAAGGTGAGTTATTAACAATAAACCAAAATTCATATACCTTTTTTAATGATATTATTTGACTGATTTAAAAGAAACTTACAATTGTACTATTAAATGTAGGAAATTTTGGAAAAGGAGTGCCCAATTAGGGCAAAGCTCCTTTTATCAATTCTTTATGATTGATTAATATCCCATGTTTTGAAATAGATTAGGATTATTATCAATTACTGTTTGTGGTATTGGGAGAAGCAGTTGATAAGTTTGGATTGATAGCTCATCTTCTGCTTTTTGGTATCTTTTTAGGGTGCTAAAAGATACTCCACCAAAATCCATTTCAGTTTGCCATTGGTCAAAACTTGCTCCAATCAATTCACTCTGGCTAGCACCATTAGGTAAAAGTGTTTGTTCAGATCTATCGCGCAATGTGTTGAGTGCAGTAATACAATCTGCACTATTTCCCATCATAATATGAGCTTCTGCTTGCATTAAATAACTTTCTGTTAACCTGAAAAGTGGGATATAATTACCTTTGGTGTAAGCATTAGAAAAAGTCACCTCTCCAGTTTCATCAAATCCCCAAATTATTTCAGTATCACCTTTAGTGAAACTTTCTGTGTCATCACTTAATGAGTAAGTGCCATTATTTACCATTGCAGTAGCCTGCTCAAGTACTCCTGACCAATCATTATTAAATAATTTTACTCTTGCTAAAAGTGCTTTTGCTAAATCCTTTGTAATATAATTATTGTTACCTTCCCAAGAAGTTGGAAGAATTTCTATTGCTGCATTAACTTCAGCTTCGATATGCATTACTAATTGACTTGGTGATGTTTGAGTTGCATTTTCAGGTGTAATATCTAATTCCAATGGAATGTTTCCAAACCATTCTAACATGGTAAAATGTAAATATGCCCTCATTACTTGAGCTTGAGCAATCACTTCGTTTTGTTGTTCTCCAGAAGGTAAAACTTCTTCGGCACTCAAAATAATATTATTCAATACAAAAATGATATCTTTTGCTCCAAACCAAAATTGGTTCACTTTGGTATTGAGTGAATTTTGACTATGAGTACTTATATCATCCCAATCCTCAGAAGGAGCAGTAATTACATTTGTGTAAACAGCATCAAATAAATAAGTGTATTCTATATAGCTGCTTAGATCAGCATAACTTTGATTTAAGGCATCAGTAATTTCAGTTTCAGTCGTGAAAAGCTCAGGAGAAACATCATTTAAAAGAATAGTTATTTCTGCAGAAGTAGTAAGTTCCCCATCACTAACTTCAACTGTTAGTGCAAAACTAGGATTTACCTCATAATCTAAGGCAGCACTCGAACTTACCGAAAGCTCACCAGATAATGAATCTATAGAAAATACATTTTCTGCATTTCCATCGGTAATCTTAAAAGTCAATGCATCATCTTCTGCATCAGTTGCGGCAACGGTTCCAATAATTGTACTTTCTTCACTGTTTTCATCAATTGAAAACTGTTGATTTTCTATAGTTGGAGCAGTATTCTCATTTACATCAGTGATAGTAATAGTTACAGTTACTGTAGTAGTATTTTCTTTATCACTAACATTAATTGTGAGTGTAAAAGATGCATTACTTTCAAAGTCTAAAGCCTCTGTATTATTTACAGTAAGTTCGCCTGAAGTAGCATTGAGCAAGAATGCATCATCTGTATTGCCATTAGTAATTGAAAAATTTAATGTTTCTTCTTCTTGATCTGTTGCTTGAATGGTTCCAACGGGTGTACCATTGGCACTATTTTCATTAATTGTAAAATTTTGGTCAGTTACTTCTGGAGCTAGGTTAATTGGATCGTCCTCATCACAAGCGATGATTAATCCTAAAATTAAGAAGTATAGTAAATGGATAATTAGTTTTTTTTGCATTACTATGTAGGTTAAAAAATTTGACAGCTATTAAAAATTGATTTCGTATGGTAACGAAAGCATTAAGTTAAGCTTGCTATTTTTTACCAATATTTCAGTAATTAAAAGTCCGTTTTCAGGCCATTTAAGCAGATTTTGATACTATCTACTAGATTAGTTTTAGGAGTTTGCATCAGTAATAATTAATACACTTACTTATGAAGGAATATAGCTTAATTTTTAATCCCAAAGAGGTAACATATACTATTAATTTTCACAAATTTTAGTTATTATTTGTTACATTGAGTAATGTAAAAACTTACTAAAGGATGTATAAGATTACCCTATTATTTATAGCACTTTTATTCCTAAACATTTCCATTCTTTTTGCTCAAGATAAAAAGCAAATCTATTATGATGAAAAGGGAAACAAAATATCATTTATGGAATTTGTTTCCATAGAGATGTCTGGTAGGTATACTTCCTATTCAGATTCAAGTAGTAAATATAAAGTTGAATGGAAATGGATTGCGAATTCTGAACAACAAAAAAATGAGTTTATATCGAAAGCCAGAGTAGAAAATATTGTAGCTGATTCTATCGGACAAACTTTTCCGGGTATTAGTTTTTATGATATAAATAATCAATTATACAATAAAGATAGTCTAAATGGGAAAATAGTATTTATAAACTATTGGTTTGTAGGTTGTACTCCTTGCGAAGCAGAAAGACCTGAACTAAATCGCCTTTATGAAAAGTATAAAAATAAGGATGATATTGTCTTTCTATCTTTTTCAAATAGCGATGAAAAAACAGTAAGGAAATTTCTCAAATCACATGCTATAAATTATCCAGTTGCCATTTTCTCTCGAACACTGGATGATAAACTAGGTATTTCTGAATTTCCTGTAAACATCATACTAGATAAGAGTTTGAAATATAAGCTGTATATGAAGGGAATTTCTAAAGGTACGTCTCTATTGATAGAAGAAACATTAGAAGATTTACTATAGAAAATCTTGTTTTTATGTGAAAATATAAGGGTGCACTTTACATAAAGGCACATTATGCGCTTTTTTGACTTATGGTAATATAAGGGTACGCATTACATAAATCAAAATTATTCCTGTTCACATTTTGTATACCCGCTATTTTTCTATCTTAAACTCAGTTCAAATACAATTGTAGAAATGATTTTTTAAAGTTATGATTCTACAAAAAACTGCTCAAAATGCTTTAACTATTCTCCTTTTTATAAGTCTTTTCTCCTGTGAAACAAAACCAAAAGAGAAGATAGAGCTTAACCCAACGCCTGAACAAAAGGTTTTTGAAATTAATGTTGTTGTACACATAATCCATAATGGAGAAGCTATAGGAACAGGCCCAAACTTATC encodes:
- a CDS encoding cadherin domain-containing protein, with translation MQKKLIIHLLYFLILGLIIACDEDDPINLAPEVTDQNFTINENSANGTPVGTIQATDQEEETLNFSITNGNTDDAFLLNATSGELTVNNTEALDFESNASFTLTINVSDKENTTTVTVTITITDVNENTAPTIENQQFSIDENSEESTIIGTVAATDAEDDALTFKITDGNAENVFSIDSLSGELSVSSSAALDYEVNPSFALTVEVSDGELTTSAEITILLNDVSPELFTTETEITDALNQSYADLSSYIEYTYLFDAVYTNVITAPSEDWDDISTHSQNSLNTKVNQFWFGAKDIIFVLNNIILSAEEVLPSGEQQNEVIAQAQVMRAYLHFTMLEWFGNIPLELDITPENATQTSPSQLVMHIEAEVNAAIEILPTSWEGNNNYITKDLAKALLARVKLFNNDWSGVLEQATAMVNNGTYSLSDDTESFTKGDTEIIWGFDETGEVTFSNAYTKGNYIPLFRLTESYLMQAEAHIMMGNSADCITALNTLRDRSEQTLLPNGASQSELIGASFDQWQTEMDFGGVSFSTLKRYQKAEDELSIQTYQLLLPIPQTVIDNNPNLFQNMGY
- a CDS encoding TlpA family protein disulfide reductase, with product MYKITLLFIALLFLNISILFAQDKKQIYYDEKGNKISFMEFVSIEMSGRYTSYSDSSSKYKVEWKWIANSEQQKNEFISKARVENIVADSIGQTFPGISFYDINNQLYNKDSLNGKIVFINYWFVGCTPCEAERPELNRLYEKYKNKDDIVFLSFSNSDEKTVRKFLKSHAINYPVAIFSRTLDDKLGISEFPVNIILDKSLKYKLYMKGISKGTSLLIEETLEDLL